Part of the Thunnus maccoyii chromosome 17, fThuMac1.1, whole genome shotgun sequence genome, ttttccaacctaATTTGGAAGTCAGTGGGCTGTGATTAGACATATACATCAAACAACTAAAAGGAGAATGACATGACAGATTGTTTCTTGAGTTTGTTTccttattattttcttttctttttttttattttttagttggTCAGGAGAGGAGCTggttgttttcatgttgttatCAGTGACAGTAAATGAGGTTAAAGGCTTCACGGATGAAGCAGAAACCAGTCGACATATCTTTTAAAATCTAAGGTTCATCGCACAGTTTCACTCAGCAGATGAATAAAAGTGAGTGATAAAGCTGTTGGATTGTTGGCTTCACATGTGTAGGGACAAGACTAAAACCTGAAACTTGCAGGTATAAAACCATTGAGTGAGTATTGTGAAATCGACCTTGTTGCCATGGAAGGCCTTACTCTAATGTTTGCCTGACTTGAAGTAAGtgtattcagacacacacaggtctCTTGTGGatgagtggatgagaagaagaTGAACAGGAGAGGAAGTGAAGGGATGTGTGGCAGGAAGCCTGCAATATCCTCACACTGGGGAACAGAAGGAAGGAGAGCATAAGGGCATGAGTGAGAGGAAAGAGTGTGCAGATAGGATAAAGAAAATTAGTTTCATGTGCCTTGTTTTGCCTCATAATTTATTCCTCGGGTGCAGCTCAAGATGAGAGCTTACTGTGATCCGTTCTTCTATTTTAGTAGCTATTAGACTGAAAGACATGCACTGTAACTTGAATAACTTCCTAGTCAGTTCATCAAATCCAAAAATCAGTAAACCAAGCCTTCTATGTAAGTTGACCTTAGGACAGTACAGGTGGTTTTCCTCTCATGGGAGTTGACCTGTTTGATAACATCTCCGATGGGACTCTTTGATTCTCAAACAGGACGGGGTACTTTGAGATTTTTACGATCCCACACCCtccttcttctttgtctcttaGTGTGAAGAAGTGCCATAATGATGACATTACTTCTATTTAGATTTATTAAGTGGTTGAACAGGACATGCAAGATGACAGTTATGTAGATCATCTCAGAGCCAAGGGAGTCGGCGTAATTAAGCTCATTGTGTTTCCCAAGGGGGGAAAAATCTGTCCGGGTTTACAGTTACACTGTACTGTTTGCTCTAGAGGGAGTAACAACCCCACACCCACAGAAAActtacaattaaaaacatgtaaacaaggATCTGTTCTCTTACttagattttaatttttaaatgtttgagtAGCAGTTATCTTTTCCCTCGTTCATCTGATGTTGGTGTAATAAAGATAAGGACTCACAGGCAAAAGCTTCTGTGAGGTTTGACCGTTTTTATCTTGTCcttgtttaaaaatgacttccCGAAGACAATCAGTGCTGTTACACATCAGCAACTGACTCACACTGACCTGCACTACTACACAGGATATAGGCTGGAGCAACAATGCTGACTACtcaccacacacagacacacacacgacaAGCAAGCCTAGAGCTAAAGCCTTTCACCAGCTCAAGAATGGATCACTTATTTGATATGAACTCAGCAAAAAACTGGAAAGGTCAGCTCCGGCCAGTTTAGATACAGCATAACCTCAGTGCTGCAGCAAGCTAATGCCTGCCACATTGTCATTACTAGATTTATCTTTGGTTTAGGGATATTATGTAAACAAGACTTTGGCTTCCGAAGTGCATTTCGCTGCAGCCCAGTGTTTAAACGCTCAAAAGCtttacacatgtacacacaagcTCTGTCGCACCTATAAGTACAGGTTGTAGTCAGTGACAAAGCTTGTAGAGGCTGTCGTCCATGGTAAACTTTAGGGCTCCGAGGTTTTCGCTGACACTTCCAGCTTGAGCAAGCTGTGGATGTACCTCgtggtgatgatgtcaccatTTTGGAAAAGAGTGAGAAACAGTCGTACCCTTCACAGCCGCCTGCAAGATAACAGCTCTGTGACCTACTGGCAAGTGACAAAACCCCCCTCATCTGTGGTTTGACATACAGAGACAACAGTGTCAGATCACACAAagtgtgaaaaacacactttcaaaATGACATGATTAGCAAGTCATTAAGATTAACATTTAAGctttaaatgtttcacattatgtttaaaatatatggATGCGACTTATGTTTTGTGCTTAGTTTCCTTGCTTTAAATGCCTGGTCACAACAGAACTGCTAAATCATATAATGTAGCAGGATGAACAGCttggaaaataattaaataacatATAAAACTCTGGAGAAGCTGCACTGGCAAAGAGAAACAAGCGATGTTTAATGACAGCGACAGCCACCTGACAGAATAGTTTCAAAATACCACAAAACTCTGGCCTCAGTAACCATATAATTCAACTAACTGCCAAGTGAAACAGTCTTACCAGAAACTTTGCATCATGAGCTCCCCAAACTAATAATTAGGACATAAGAGCCGTTTGGTAGTTGGTTTCATCCGCAGCCAGGACACAAAGATACATAACCTGATACAAGGACCACAAAATACAGCTCTGTGAGCAGTGGAAAATGTTAATGCTGGCTGCTGAGTCATTTTTGACCCTATTTGGAGACAGTCAAAAGATGCTCACAACAATGGCTGCGGCCTTGCTGTTAAATTTGGTGTATCTAATTTATGGGAGGCCATCTGGTGGGAGTCATTAGGTTTGGTTGCCCTGGATTAGAGTATAACAAGTGAGGAAGCTGCATTTTACAGCACCAGGTGCAccacataaaataaacagtttcctTTATGATGTTCCCATCTACTAGGAAGATAACACTCTCTATATGCTTGCGTAAACAAATTCAGGAGCGGTTTCAACAATGCAAAGATGAGGTCAAAGGTCTTTTAATGGTCTTCATTGTGGCCTGTTTGAACTGTTATTGAAACTTTATGGGAAATATCTTTCCGCTTTCGTATTACTTGAGAGGTTTAGCTCCCATAAAACAGCGTTCCAGATAGGACTCAGGCAAGTGAAGGCAAAGCTTGTGTGCTGTTACTGTCTCTTTATTGCACTGTCCAGTGTCCAGTTTGGATCCTGATCAATCATAGTGTTGTTCAGCTGTGAATATGTTATTGAATAAAAATGGTTTTATAACACTATGGTTATATAAAGTGCAtaacagggctgcaactaatgattgttttcattattaaacaatCTGAAGATTATTCTCTTTTTATCTATAACTGGTCTGAAAATAGTGAAGATGCTGACGATGactcagattgcttgtttttatcTGACGAACAGTCTAAAGATATTCACTTAATATCAAATATGACtaagaaaaacagtaaatccTCATTTTTTAGAAGCAGCAGCTTTAAAAGTGTGGTGATCTGTTTTCTGACAATATTAAGAGTTTCAGCTCTAATACATAACAAAATCCTGCCTGTCCAAATCACCAAAACCAGTATGGGTTTGGGAATATATTTACTGATACAAAATGTGCTGTTACAGTCTGAAAAACTCTTTTTACATAAAGGAAGTTTGAAACAAATGTACACAATTCATCAATCAATTGAATCTGAGTTGTAATAAAATCTGGTCACAGTTTAGTTTGAACGGCAGCAGTTAAATGAAGATAACTGGGTGTGAAAATAGTCACAAGGTGCTGTCAGTCATGCCTCATGGCTTTGTCACTGTGACAAAGGCCGATTTGTACCGTTGGGAAAACAAACACCAATTGTGTTTGGAATTTCATCTTGCAATATAGTTAACCATGtctaaaaattaataaaattgtGTTTCTTAGTTAAGTTAAAATTCTGAGAGGTCTGTATGTTGACTTCCTGTTATTTGGGACTGACAGGACTTCATTACAGGGCAAAGTCCCTTTCTGTCATGGTTAATTAGTAATCAGGTTATATAATAAAAGCGAATACACCTAGATGATCAAACTCagcatgaacaaacaaaaatgtcttcagtcCTTTGTTATGTATTTTCTATTGTCACTGACTGTTAGAGCtaaaaaataaaggttatatTGAGCCATGTTACCTAATAAAATGCTGATGtggtaaaaatacaaaacaaatacatacaaaaacaggTTTCAGACCAGCCTAACTTCAGATAATCAAGTGTCGTGATGGTAGGGATGCCATCCTCCCAATGTGGGCCTGTGTGAGCAAGCCAACTGCTCTGACCTTCCTGCGTGGGAgataagaaaagagaaatacCCCACTGGATATCATGTTACTTAACCATTTGTATGCACACAGTAGGTGAGAAGCAGATCATTAGATGCAGCTGTGTGAGCTCTACGtgaacataattttaaaaacctTGAGTTTGACACTGTAGGCCAAAATGATTAGTTGGCTGCTTCTTTGTGTGCTGTATAATGAGGGTTTCATGAGACTTCAGTAAGAACTGTTGCCCAGTTTTCAGCTCAAATTAACAGGCTCAGGATTGAACTCAAAACATAAGACGAGCTACTTTTTTCTCACTAACATAAGAGCATGAAATCTGCCTTGTCTGCTTGGGTAAACTGAAGTCATGTAAAGCATGAATCTGACATTTAATCCATTATATTTTTGTGCCTTTCAGCATTTTTTGGCTGTCGCAACATGACTCTTAATTCGGAAAATGTGACCTGCAGCAACGCCAGCTGCTCAGGTAAGTCAAACAGCAGTTTTTTCTAAAAATCAGAGcagaaaattaacattttacatgaaCTTTTACATGTTCTTTTAGGCCCTAACAGAATCAGcagactcaaacacacatacaaacatttctCCACTATAAGGAGATGCAGATTCTGTTGGGGTCTAGCTATGCTTTAAGATGTCAGTTGATTGTCAGTCTCAGCACTTTGGGTGTTTGTCTCATCTGTTGTCTCTAACCATCTGTGTTCAAAAGACCTGAGCAGGCgtaaaacaatgttttcacCTGCCTAAATGAAATGATGAGGGAGCATTGTGTAATTTATGGGCATAACCTTGTTGTTTGGGTGGTCTTTCTTGCTTTTCCCCCTTACACCCTGTCTTGGTGTTGGTTCCCTGTCCAGCTGCCGTCACAACCGCCTCAACTCCAACTTCTTCTGCTTCTACGACTGTTACCCCTCACTCTACAGCCTCCCCTTCCCCTGTTGCCACCACCACCTCTAAAAGCAGCACCCCTCAGCCCACCACAGGTAACCAGTCCCTAAAAACCTCTGCTACTCCctgctgtagtttgtgttgtcCAGTCTATGACGCTTGAAGAAATAAGAGAGTTTAATTAAGATCTCTTAAAAGAAGAGTTCTGGCTCCGTCAAAGGGTAACAAACacgcctaccagcacctctaaaattcactaattaacatgttatatctggtttgtttaatcTACACAAAAACTGTAGTGTAAAGACgataatttgcttttttttacagGGGGTtatgtgcaaacaaacaaaacagtaacaaacagttaaacaaacaagatataacatgttaattagtgagctttagaggtgctggtaggtggattttgttaacTTCAGACAGAGCCAAACTAGCTTTACCTCCATTTTTGTCTTGTTGCTAAACTAAGCTGATTTAAGCCTTATATTTAGCAGACAAATATGACATGGTGttgatcttcttatctaacaCTCTGCCAGAAAAccaataagcatatttcccaaaatgtctgaAACTGGTAATAAAGCTGATATATTCCTATATTCTTActacagaaaatacaaacacttCCACAATTGCCCCGACTCACAGCGGTAACACCTCCAGCTCTACGACTGTACCCTCTACTTCAAGTAAGTGGCAGAGGCTGACGTTGTGATGTGTGAGCAAGatagttgtctttttttttttttttctgtcctgtaATGTACAGAGAATAATTTATCTGTATTCTCCTTTGCTCTGTCTTTACATCACAGCTGGAACCAGTACAACTACCACACCGATTGCCCCTTCTCCTGCCCCTCACAAGAACTCAACCTTCGACGCTGCGAGCTTCATTGGTGGAATAGTGCTGGTCCTGGGCCTGCAGGCAGTCATCTTCTTTTTGTACAAATTCTGCAAGTCCAAGGACCGCAACTATCACACCCTTTGAAGCAGCTGCGCTTTCGGATACCACATTACCCCCAACCGACCACCAAGAACCTTCCGAGAAGACTCTCCACTCAGCACACACTCATCATGACGGACTCAAACAGTGTTTTCAAGCAGGTTTTCTAGCTCTTTGATGTTTGTGCCACTTGTGGTTTTCAGCCTGCATTAACGCTGCCATCACGGTCTGTATCCAGCCACCCACGCATGCCTGTACGTATGATATTGCACCAACTAGTATAACTGAACAGATCCCCAGTGATATGGCAGTTAAGCCTCGAGCATATGGATCACATCATCTGGTAGCTACTCCCACTTCCGTCACACCATGAGTCATTCAACGAAGACCATTTTCAAGCGAATTGAAGGGGTTCTTGTTATTTCCAGCACCTCTCCTCATGGCTTTCGTAATGAAATACATCACAAAAAAACGAGTTAGTCACATAAACCAAGTAGCTTTCCTGTTGATGCTTGGGAGTAGTGCAGCTACAGAGTGGTAGAAGTTAgagcattttttttgtcttgatttGGAAACACTGTTTGAGTTCACAGCTATTCTTAAATGTGACGACTGCGATGATTCAGTATTGCTTTTAGCCTGTTGAATCGTGGGCAGGTTCCCTCTTCCCCCATGCAGCTGTATCATGTATATGTGTTCATAGATGATG contains:
- the cd164 gene encoding sialomucin core protein 24; translation: MYLKVFFVAVALALIGASAATESDGCTGLLCDACGTTSDCQWVNCSTPFFGCRNMTLNSENVTCSNASCSAAVTTASTPTSSASTTVTPHSTASPSPVATTTSKSSTPQPTTENTNTSTIAPTHSGNTSSSTTVPSTSTGTSTTTTPIAPSPAPHKNSTFDAASFIGGIVLVLGLQAVIFFLYKFCKSKDRNYHTL